From the genome of Fibrobacter sp., one region includes:
- a CDS encoding sodium:solute symporter produces MFTVLDWAVLAAYLLVSLFIGLWVSRGNKNLKEYMFGGGSMPWIAVGISLIATSVSATTFLGAPADVYGDNMTFLMFQIGALLSIVVVGFVFIPRFRTSGINSAYELFEVRFGSKAVRRLAAVFYCMHLLLRTGILLYAPSLVLAQILHIDLKLAIVVSAAVAIFYTWFGGIKAVIWTDVMQFCVFFGGGVLVLVLIANAVGGFGEMAALASEAGKTKWWDASFDISNARTLVSAGFAYAVLEIAIRGCDQQFVQRYLSCKDVKAANRSSVLSMVLGCAVSILFYWVGAALFVYYKISKVAALPDGLGQNDVFPYFIVNGLPVGVTGLIVAAICAAAMSSLSGAINSLSNTSEHDFLGWGESEGIGGLKRAKIWTVVWGVLGVFFALFAATQQGSLLKNAIFFTGLFTGPLLGMFLLAFFVKGLRSWQVIAAVLCGMASLVLIQGIPAFGVPAVLGGIFSWPWMPFISMTTTILVALLLKLVPCKCASR; encoded by the coding sequence TTGTTCACTGTTTTGGATTGGGCGGTTCTCGCCGCTTACCTTTTAGTTTCCCTGTTTATCGGCCTCTGGGTTTCCCGGGGCAACAAGAATCTCAAGGAATACATGTTCGGTGGCGGGTCCATGCCTTGGATTGCCGTAGGTATAAGCCTTATCGCTACCTCTGTAAGCGCCACCACCTTCTTGGGCGCTCCCGCCGACGTATACGGCGACAACATGACTTTCCTCATGTTCCAGATAGGAGCGCTCCTCAGCATCGTGGTGGTGGGCTTCGTGTTTATCCCCAGGTTCCGTACATCCGGAATCAACAGTGCCTATGAACTTTTCGAAGTCCGTTTCGGTTCCAAGGCGGTGCGCCGCCTGGCGGCAGTGTTCTACTGCATGCACCTTCTGCTCCGCACGGGAATTCTGCTGTACGCGCCATCCCTGGTGCTGGCCCAGATTTTGCACATCGACTTGAAGCTTGCCATTGTGGTGTCTGCGGCGGTGGCCATTTTCTACACCTGGTTTGGCGGCATCAAGGCGGTTATCTGGACCGACGTGATGCAGTTCTGCGTGTTCTTTGGCGGAGGCGTCTTGGTGCTTGTTTTAATCGCCAATGCAGTGGGCGGTTTCGGCGAGATGGCCGCTCTTGCAAGCGAGGCGGGCAAGACCAAGTGGTGGGATGCCAGTTTCGATATTTCTAACGCCCGGACCTTGGTGTCGGCGGGCTTTGCCTATGCTGTTCTAGAAATCGCCATTCGCGGTTGCGACCAGCAGTTCGTGCAGCGCTACCTGAGTTGCAAAGACGTGAAGGCGGCCAACCGCTCCAGCGTGCTCTCCATGGTGCTTGGCTGTGCTGTTTCCATATTGTTTTACTGGGTGGGTGCCGCCCTGTTCGTTTACTACAAGATTTCAAAGGTGGCGGCCTTGCCCGATGGCCTTGGGCAGAACGACGTGTTCCCCTACTTTATCGTGAACGGGCTTCCGGTGGGAGTGACCGGCCTCATTGTGGCGGCCATTTGCGCGGCTGCTATGAGCAGCCTTTCGGGAGCAATCAATTCCCTCAGCAACACCTCGGAGCACGACTTTTTGGGTTGGGGCGAATCCGAAGGGATTGGCGGTCTCAAGCGTGCGAAAATCTGGACGGTGGTCTGGGGCGTGCTGGGCGTGTTCTTTGCGCTGTTTGCCGCCACCCAGCAGGGCAGCCTCCTCAAGAACGCCATCTTCTTTACGGGACTCTTTACCGGGCCGCTTCTCGGCATGTTCCTGCTCGCCTTCTTTGTGAAGGGGCTACGCAGTTGGCAGGTGATTGCGGCCGTCCTTTGCGGTATGGCCAGTTTGGTGCTTATCCAGGGGATTCCCGCCTTTGGCGTGCCTGCGGTGCTGGGCGGCATCTTCAGCTGGCCCTGGATGCCCTTTATCAGCATGACCACCACCATTCTGGTGGCGCTGTTGCTGAAATTGGTGCCCTGTAAATGCGCAAGTCGCTAA